A stretch of the Notamacropus eugenii isolate mMacEug1 chromosome 2, mMacEug1.pri_v2, whole genome shotgun sequence genome encodes the following:
- the LIAT1 gene encoding protein LIAT1 yields MNVRGGRGGPGAGEECDEDDEEDDEERGAVPQAFQVARLPPISGCVPETSRRKVKKKKKKKKASATGLAKASGKGDGSSKDPSSKLESMKETKREKEENKHLSYSSSGNAAFSSAEVEESLSTKINESLRWEGVLEDPVAEEERIRIYKLNRRKRYRLSALEGFCPTPSVPEVANEKVSVLPDPENHTNSKQQAVKVDSLSYFLGGNTTPKILPSPELATSNVPEQKLSSALANLS; encoded by the exons ATGAACGTCCGAGGCGGACGTGGGGGGCCGGGGGCCGGCGAGGAGTGCGACGAGGACGACGAAGAGGACGACGAGGAGCGGGGGGCCGTCCCCCAGGCCTTCCAGGTGGCCCGGCTGCCGCCCATCTCCGGCTGCGTGCCCGAGACCAGCCGGCGGaaggtgaagaagaagaaaaagaagaagaaggcgTCGGCCACCGGGCTGGCCAAGGCCTCTGGCAAAGGGGATG GTTCCAGCAAAGACCCTAGCTCCAAACTAGAGTCTATGAAAGAgactaaaagagagaaagaggaaaacaaacatCTCTCTTATTCCTCCTCCGGAAATGCTGCCTTTTCCTCAGCTGAAGTAGAAGAGAGCCTTTCCACCAAGATCAATGAGAGTCTCCGCTGGGAAGGCGTCCTTGAAGACCCAGTAGCAGAGGAAGAACGAATCCGCATCTATAAACTCAACAGAAGAAAACGTTATCGACTTTCAGCTCTGGAAGGATTCTGCCCAACTCCAAGTGTTCCGGAAGTGGCTAATGAGAAAGTCTCAGTACTTCCAGACCCAGAGAACCACACAAACAGCAAACAACAGGCAGTGAAGGTGGATTCCCTCAGTTATTTCCTTGGTGGAAACACAACGCCCAAGATCCTACCCTCTCCAGAATTAGCAACATCCAATGTACCTGAGCAGAAACTTTCTTCTGCTTTGGCAAATCTATCCTGA